From Verrucomicrobiota bacterium, one genomic window encodes:
- a CDS encoding FHA domain-containing protein yields MAKLVVLSEGLTGRTCELKSEKTTIGRLEDNAFQIAEPSVSSHHCEIVLRGNDVVVRDLNSTNGTFISGEKVTETVLKPGQILRLGQVELRLEAGTPPPSGKIPLDKTRVMPQGVKFDLEEGQKPIFEKDSPFAKKSNKTAKVFIAVGVLLGLIIIAALVWALTNIGG; encoded by the coding sequence ATGGCCAAACTCGTTGTCCTAAGCGAAGGGCTCACCGGACGCACCTGTGAACTCAAATCCGAGAAAACCACCATCGGTCGCCTCGAAGACAACGCGTTCCAAATCGCCGAGCCTTCGGTTTCCAGCCATCATTGCGAAATCGTGCTCCGGGGGAACGACGTGGTCGTCCGGGATTTGAACTCAACGAACGGCACCTTCATCAGCGGCGAAAAGGTCACAGAAACGGTGCTGAAGCCGGGGCAAATTCTGCGCCTGGGCCAGGTGGAATTGCGGCTGGAGGCAGGCACCCCTCCGCCTTCCGGCAAAATCCCCCTCGACAAGACCCGCGTCATGCCCCAGGGCGTGAAGTTTGATCTCGAAGAGGGTCAAAAGCCGATCTTCGAGAAGGACTCCCCGTTTGCCAAGAAGAGCAATAAAACCGCGAAAGTCTTCATTGCGGTCGGCGTGCTGCTGGGGCTGATTATAATCGCCGCGCTCGTCTGGGCGCTGACGAACATCGGCGGGTAA